The following are encoded together in the Geobacter sulfurreducens PCA genome:
- a CDS encoding adenylosuccinate synthase, translating into MANVVVVGAQWGDEGKGKVVDIYTEHADDVVRYQGGNNAGHTLVVGEEKVVLHLIPSGILHEGKRCIIGNGVVLDPEVFIQEITRLKDKGRLKDDRALLVSESIHIIMPYHKRIDIAREAKSGEKKIGTTGRGIGPTYEDKIGRRGIRLMDLLDRDVFARKLKENLEEKNVILEKLLGDKPFTFEEIYEQYCGYADILRNYVADTSLILYNDSKAGKKLLFEGAQGTLLDVDHGTYPFVTSSSTCAGGACTGTGVSPRDIHEIIGISKAYVTRVGSGPFPTELLDADGEKLRQVGHEFGATTGRPRRCGWFDAMVVRYAVRVNGLTGVALTKLDVLNDFETIKVCTGYTFEGKPLADLPANLAVFEKCEPVYEELPGWMSDISGARTFEELPEKAKSYVKRLEQLIGCPIVLVSIGPRRDQTIIISNPFQDKV; encoded by the coding sequence ATGGCTAACGTGGTTGTGGTTGGTGCCCAGTGGGGCGACGAAGGCAAGGGCAAGGTCGTTGACATCTATACCGAGCATGCGGACGACGTGGTCCGTTACCAGGGGGGAAACAACGCCGGGCACACCCTGGTCGTTGGGGAAGAAAAGGTGGTCCTGCACCTGATCCCCTCGGGCATTCTCCACGAGGGTAAACGGTGCATCATCGGCAACGGCGTGGTTCTCGACCCCGAGGTCTTCATCCAGGAGATCACCCGCCTCAAGGACAAGGGCCGCCTCAAGGACGACCGCGCGCTCCTGGTCAGCGAATCGATCCACATCATCATGCCCTACCACAAACGGATCGACATCGCCCGCGAAGCCAAGAGCGGCGAAAAGAAAATCGGTACCACCGGCCGGGGGATCGGCCCCACCTATGAGGACAAAATCGGCCGGCGCGGTATCCGGCTCATGGACCTCCTCGATCGCGACGTGTTTGCGCGCAAGTTGAAGGAAAACCTCGAAGAGAAGAACGTCATCCTCGAAAAACTCCTGGGCGACAAGCCCTTTACCTTTGAGGAGATTTACGAGCAGTACTGCGGCTACGCCGACATCCTCAGAAACTACGTGGCCGACACAAGCCTCATCCTTTACAACGACAGCAAGGCCGGCAAGAAACTCCTCTTCGAGGGAGCCCAGGGGACACTCCTCGACGTGGACCACGGCACTTACCCCTTTGTCACATCCTCATCCACCTGTGCAGGCGGTGCCTGTACCGGCACCGGCGTGAGCCCCCGGGACATCCACGAGATCATCGGCATATCCAAGGCCTATGTCACGCGGGTCGGCAGCGGTCCGTTCCCCACTGAACTCCTTGACGCCGATGGCGAGAAACTGCGGCAGGTTGGCCACGAATTCGGCGCAACCACCGGGCGGCCGCGCCGCTGCGGCTGGTTCGACGCCATGGTGGTCCGCTACGCGGTACGGGTCAATGGCCTCACCGGCGTGGCACTGACAAAGCTCGATGTCCTGAACGACTTCGAGACCATCAAAGTCTGCACCGGCTACACCTTCGAAGGCAAACCCTTGGCCGACCTCCCCGCCAACCTCGCCGTGTTCGAAAAGTGCGAACCGGTCTACGAGGAGCTGCCGGGCTGGATGAGCGACATCAGCGGTGCGCGCACCTTCGAAGAGCTGCCCGAGAAGGCGAAAAGCTACGTGAAGCGCCTCGAGCAACTGATCGGCTGCCCCATCGTCCTCGTCTCCATCGGGCCGCGCCGGGACCAGACCATAATCATCAGCAACCCGTTTCAGGATAAAGTGTAA
- a CDS encoding AAA family ATPase has translation MEQTTIDGISLSLAGPVELTLRWVGQDELLKQLLAAWMVIDEKDIPFNPRLIGKPGVGKTTLAYAAARRLDRPVYLFQATMDTRPEDLIITPVIGPDGKIQYAASALVSAMLKGGVLILDEGNRMSEKAWASLAPLLDDRRYVESIITGLRVPAHRDFRIVVTMNEDSSTFEVPEYIHSRLQPQIFIDFPEADEELLILKENLPFAPSRILAYVVDFLQRAHAADELYSVRDGINIARYALKMMAATERDSVELLPLAVERVLGDEALRYLK, from the coding sequence ATGGAACAGACAACGATCGACGGCATATCCCTTTCGCTCGCCGGCCCCGTGGAACTGACGTTGCGTTGGGTCGGCCAGGATGAACTCCTGAAACAACTACTCGCCGCCTGGATGGTTATCGACGAGAAGGACATCCCCTTCAACCCACGCCTGATCGGCAAGCCGGGGGTGGGGAAAACAACGCTGGCCTACGCGGCCGCCCGGCGTCTGGACCGGCCGGTGTACCTCTTTCAGGCAACCATGGACACCCGGCCTGAAGACCTGATCATTACGCCGGTTATCGGTCCTGACGGGAAAATCCAGTATGCCGCGTCGGCCCTGGTGTCGGCCATGCTCAAGGGCGGGGTTCTCATCCTCGACGAGGGGAACCGCATGAGCGAGAAGGCATGGGCGTCGCTGGCCCCGCTGCTTGACGACCGGCGCTACGTGGAGTCGATCATTACCGGTCTGCGGGTGCCGGCCCACCGGGATTTCCGAATCGTGGTGACCATGAACGAGGATTCCTCGACCTTTGAAGTCCCCGAATACATCCACTCGCGGCTCCAACCCCAGATATTCATCGACTTTCCCGAGGCCGACGAGGAACTCCTGATCCTCAAGGAAAACCTCCCCTTCGCCCCGAGCCGCATCCTTGCGTATGTCGTCGATTTTCTTCAGCGTGCCCACGCGGCAGACGAACTCTATTCGGTCAGGGACGGCATCAACATCGCCCGCTATGCCCTCAAGATGATGGCCGCAACCGAGCGGGACTCGGTGGAACTGCTCCCCCTCGCCGTGGAACGGGTCCTGGGGGATGAGGCGTTGCGCTATCTGAAATAG
- the mce gene encoding methylmalonyl-CoA epimerase, producing MLSKINHIGIAVTSLDAAVPFYRDNLGMAFTGTEEVAEQKVRVAFFQIGETKIELLEPTAEDSPIAKFLEKNGNGIHHIAYEVDDIEAAIAKLVADGARMIDSSPRNGAHGARIAFVHPKSSGGVLTELCQSGH from the coding sequence ATGCTCAGCAAAATCAACCATATCGGCATTGCCGTAACATCCCTCGACGCGGCCGTTCCTTTTTACCGCGACAATCTCGGCATGGCCTTCACGGGGACTGAAGAAGTGGCAGAACAGAAGGTGCGGGTTGCCTTCTTCCAGATCGGCGAAACCAAGATCGAGCTCCTGGAGCCCACGGCTGAAGACAGCCCCATCGCCAAATTTCTGGAAAAAAACGGCAACGGAATTCATCATATCGCCTATGAGGTTGATGATATTGAAGCGGCAATCGCGAAACTGGTCGCGGACGGGGCCCGGATGATCGACAGTTCGCCCCGCAACGGCGCCCACGGAGCACGCATCGCCTTTGTTCATCCGAAGAGCAGCGGCGGCGTTCTCACGGAACTATGCCAGTCAGGACACTGA
- a CDS encoding ATP phosphoribosyltransferase regulatory subunit encodes MTPITPIEAPLPKGVTDFLPEKADKIGYIEGKIRKVFELWGFRRIITPLLEFEDVIAAGLGDDLKAKTFRFDDRQSGKLIAVPSDITPQIARIVATRLRGYPLPHRICYSGRVLRHAELQSGRSREIFQSGVELIGLDSPEADAEMVTMAVEALKGLGFRDFKIDLGHVGFIRGIMTASGLEVAVRNRLQEAIGKKDVSAVRSILAESPLSDAAKDELAALPRLFGGREVLDEAGRVATNDTSRRALDNISQVLDLLDIHGVSDHLTIDLGEVRGLDYHTGLTFEGFVTGMGEAVCSGGRYDTLTARYGFPAPATGFTFNVLALLSALEKRPDVEASKTRDILIFNQQDDRREALEIAQQLRRRGYTTARDIIRRNFDDSLDYARRMNILHMMVVGGDQCGPDEVYLVRVADGQGQRIKKAEVFSERFSLDAGPDKES; translated from the coding sequence GTGACTCCGATAACCCCCATAGAAGCCCCCCTTCCCAAGGGGGTTACAGACTTTCTCCCTGAAAAAGCCGACAAGATCGGCTACATCGAGGGCAAAATCCGCAAAGTCTTCGAACTCTGGGGGTTCCGGCGGATCATCACGCCGCTCCTGGAGTTTGAAGACGTCATTGCCGCCGGACTCGGCGACGACCTGAAGGCAAAAACCTTTCGCTTCGATGACCGCCAAAGCGGCAAACTGATTGCCGTTCCTTCCGACATCACTCCCCAGATTGCCCGCATCGTAGCAACTCGGCTGAGAGGCTACCCCCTGCCCCACCGCATCTGCTACAGCGGTAGGGTGTTGCGTCACGCGGAACTCCAGTCGGGCCGGAGCCGCGAGATCTTCCAGTCGGGCGTAGAACTCATCGGCCTCGACTCACCCGAAGCGGACGCCGAAATGGTGACCATGGCGGTGGAAGCCCTCAAGGGACTCGGGTTCAGAGACTTCAAGATCGACCTGGGACACGTGGGATTCATTCGGGGAATCATGACGGCATCCGGGCTCGAAGTGGCGGTACGCAACCGGCTTCAGGAGGCCATCGGCAAGAAGGACGTGTCTGCGGTCAGGTCGATCCTGGCGGAGTCGCCCCTCTCTGATGCGGCAAAGGATGAACTGGCCGCCCTTCCCCGCCTGTTCGGCGGCCGCGAGGTGCTGGACGAAGCCGGACGCGTGGCGACCAACGACACGTCGCGCCGGGCACTGGACAACATCTCGCAGGTTCTGGACTTACTCGATATTCATGGAGTTTCAGATCATTTGACCATTGATCTGGGCGAAGTTCGCGGGCTTGACTACCATACCGGCCTCACCTTCGAAGGCTTCGTGACCGGCATGGGCGAGGCCGTCTGCAGCGGCGGCCGCTACGACACGCTCACGGCACGCTACGGTTTTCCGGCGCCGGCCACGGGCTTCACCTTCAACGTTCTGGCGCTCCTGTCGGCCCTTGAGAAAAGGCCCGACGTGGAAGCGAGCAAGACCCGGGACATCCTCATCTTCAATCAGCAGGACGACCGGCGCGAGGCGCTCGAAATCGCCCAGCAGCTGCGGCGCCGGGGATACACCACCGCCCGCGACATCATACGCAGAAATTTTGACGATTCGCTTGACTACGCGCGCCGCATGAACATCCTTCACATGATGGTGGTCGGCGGCGATCAGTGCGGGCCGGACGAGGTCTACCTCGTTCGTGTTGCAGACGGACAGGGACAACGGATAAAGAAGGCAGAGGTGTTCAGCGAACGGTTTTCGCTGGACGCCGGACCTGACAAGGAGTCTTAA
- a CDS encoding protoglobin domain-containing protein, whose protein sequence is MLTMQEIKAHYRFTDEDAELLGSLFPLAETNKERLADQFYDYLLGIPETAEFLKEDLVLQKLKQTHQDWFVSLFAGSYDNRYIHNLQKIGHAHVRVGLNAHYVNVAMNVVRQFTLSIIQDNFPDPEERRQRREAVEKILDINLDIMSASYREEEMRKFFVSHRLESKLITATERFTYGLNLILVLALAGVSVSVVGLFIWDIGHIFQGSVEKGILSALGSLLILWMMIELIENEIKILKGGRFNILFFIGVIIVALIREILISTLRHDPLTTQVFLAGTLLVLGVVYFLVSKSQQPYTPH, encoded by the coding sequence ATGCTGACCATGCAGGAAATAAAGGCTCATTATCGCTTCACCGACGAGGATGCCGAGTTGCTCGGCTCGCTCTTTCCCTTGGCCGAGACCAATAAGGAACGTCTGGCGGACCAGTTCTACGACTACCTGCTCGGCATTCCTGAAACCGCCGAGTTTCTCAAGGAGGACCTGGTCCTGCAGAAGCTCAAGCAGACCCACCAGGACTGGTTCGTGAGCCTCTTTGCCGGCTCGTACGACAACCGCTACATCCACAACCTCCAGAAGATCGGTCATGCCCACGTGCGGGTCGGGCTCAACGCCCATTACGTGAACGTGGCCATGAACGTGGTGAGGCAGTTCACCCTCTCCATCATCCAGGACAACTTCCCCGACCCGGAAGAACGCCGCCAGCGCCGGGAGGCTGTGGAAAAAATCCTCGACATCAATCTCGACATCATGTCCGCCTCATACCGCGAGGAGGAGATGCGCAAGTTCTTCGTTTCTCACCGGCTGGAGTCGAAGCTCATCACGGCGACCGAACGCTTCACCTATGGGCTCAACCTGATCCTGGTCCTCGCCCTTGCCGGGGTGTCGGTTTCGGTGGTGGGGCTCTTCATATGGGACATCGGCCACATCTTCCAGGGAAGCGTGGAAAAGGGCATCCTCTCGGCGCTCGGGTCGCTCCTCATTCTCTGGATGATGATCGAGCTGATCGAAAACGAGATCAAGATCCTCAAGGGGGGACGGTTCAACATCCTCTTCTTCATCGGGGTCATCATCGTGGCGCTGATCCGGGAGATCCTCATCTCCACGCTCCGCCACGACCCCCTCACCACCCAGGTCTTCCTGGCGGGAACCCTGCTGGTCCTCGGGGTGGTCTACTTCCTTGTTTCCAAGAGCCAGCAGCC
- a CDS encoding histidine kinase, whose protein sequence is MKKKIFAVAAAGALTAATAVPALALENEFHGMFRVNGFISNFADGASGATKITAQDPKTRNFLEQRARLLYMAKANDDLKLITHFEIDSTWGKSSYVVGRSNDGGALGADSVNIETKNVYLDFNIPSTPLNVKVGIQPISDSYKGVFINADAAAVLAAAKMGDATVALGFARLDDADTFTIGSAANRSATTPGKATRDLYIVDGKYNISKDLKVGGSYYALLADQNDTTLNFALHTIGVNAEYKFDPVTIDGFLLYQRGRTSGTAKVDFGGWAANATAKMKVGPGTLKTSFLYASGEQNANPDNSSYMGVTNETSGANGEHSFYESEMMIMFRNKYNIGDRALVYNVQNVIGGFVGYNANITSKAFAIANVGFVAADKDNTTYGNARVTGEAGHKSKYLGTELNAEVGYKVFDNLTASVQGAYVILGDYFKDTAGTAANPEDPRNPYLTRVMLNYAF, encoded by the coding sequence ATGAAAAAGAAGATTTTTGCTGTGGCCGCCGCCGGCGCCCTGACCGCTGCGACGGCAGTTCCGGCCCTGGCGCTGGAGAACGAGTTTCACGGGATGTTCCGGGTTAACGGTTTCATCTCCAACTTCGCCGACGGTGCTTCGGGCGCAACCAAAATTACCGCCCAGGACCCCAAAACCAGAAACTTTCTTGAGCAGCGCGCCCGCCTGCTCTACATGGCCAAGGCCAATGACGATCTCAAGCTCATTACCCACTTCGAGATCGACTCAACCTGGGGCAAGTCCTCCTACGTAGTCGGAAGATCGAACGATGGCGGCGCTCTCGGCGCGGACAGCGTCAACATTGAGACCAAAAACGTTTACCTCGACTTCAACATCCCCTCGACCCCGCTGAACGTCAAGGTCGGTATCCAGCCCATCAGCGACTCGTACAAGGGCGTCTTCATCAATGCCGATGCGGCTGCCGTCCTTGCGGCCGCCAAAATGGGCGATGCCACCGTCGCACTCGGGTTCGCACGTCTCGACGATGCCGATACGTTCACCATCGGCTCTGCTGCGAACCGCTCTGCCACCACCCCGGGCAAAGCTACCCGCGACCTCTACATCGTCGACGGCAAATACAACATCTCCAAAGACCTGAAGGTCGGCGGCTCCTACTATGCCCTGCTGGCGGACCAGAATGACACAACTCTCAACTTCGCTCTCCACACCATTGGTGTGAATGCCGAGTACAAGTTCGATCCCGTGACCATCGACGGCTTCCTGCTCTATCAACGCGGCCGGACCAGCGGCACCGCCAAGGTCGACTTCGGCGGATGGGCCGCAAACGCCACCGCCAAGATGAAAGTCGGCCCCGGCACCCTGAAAACCTCCTTCCTCTACGCCTCCGGAGAGCAAAACGCCAATCCGGACAACTCCTCTTACATGGGCGTGACCAACGAGACCTCCGGCGCCAACGGCGAGCACAGCTTCTATGAGTCCGAGATGATGATCATGTTCCGGAACAAGTACAACATCGGCGACCGCGCTCTTGTGTACAACGTACAGAACGTCATCGGCGGATTCGTCGGCTACAATGCGAACATTACCTCCAAGGCATTCGCCATCGCCAACGTAGGCTTTGTTGCCGCCGACAAAGACAACACCACCTATGGCAATGCGCGCGTAACCGGCGAGGCGGGTCACAAGAGCAAGTACCTCGGTACCGAACTCAACGCCGAAGTCGGCTACAAGGTGTTTGACAACCTGACTGCCAGCGTACAGGGCGCCTACGTGATTCTCGGCGACTACTTCAAGGATACCGCCGGCACGGCGGCAAACCCCGAAGATCCCCGGAATCCGTACCTGACCCGCGTCATGCTGAACTACGCATTCTAA
- a CDS encoding acyl-CoA mutase large subunit family protein: MSISEKKQAWQDTVVAKNIAKAPERKPEFRTTSGIEMERCFTPTFEGYEGYEEKLGFPGQYPFTRGVQPTMYRGRFWTMRQYAGFGTAKESNERYKYLLQAGQTGLSVAFDLPTQMGYDSDAAMAAGEVGKVGVAIDSLADMEVLFDGIPLDQVSTSMTINSTAAILLAMYIAVAEKQGVSADKISGTIQNDILKEYMARGTYIYPPRESMRIITDIFAYCKDCVPKWNTISISGYHIREAGSSAVQEVAFTLADGIAYVDAAIKAGLSVDEFAPRLAFFFNAHNNLLEEVAKFRAARRMWAKIMKERFGAKDPRSMMLRFHTQTAGCTLTAQQPDNNIMRVTIQALAAVLGGTQSLHTNSRDEALALPTEDSVRIALRTQQVIAYESGAADSIDPLAGSFLVESLTDQIEQAAFDYIEKIDRLGGAVEAISRGFQQKEIQDSAYAYQRAIETDEMIIVGVNRFTIQNEPQPELLKIKEEVEIAQKKALTDMKAKRDSAKVQEALKALEAAARGTDNLMPPILQAVKTYATLGEIADVLRGVFGVHRETVVL; this comes from the coding sequence ATGAGCATCAGCGAAAAGAAACAAGCATGGCAGGATACTGTCGTGGCCAAGAATATTGCCAAGGCCCCGGAGCGGAAGCCCGAATTCCGCACCACCTCGGGCATCGAAATGGAGCGCTGCTTCACCCCGACCTTCGAAGGCTATGAGGGTTACGAAGAAAAACTGGGGTTCCCGGGTCAGTACCCGTTCACCCGGGGAGTCCAGCCCACCATGTACCGCGGGCGCTTCTGGACCATGCGGCAGTACGCGGGATTCGGCACGGCAAAGGAATCCAACGAGCGCTACAAGTACCTCCTCCAAGCGGGCCAGACCGGTCTTTCCGTCGCGTTCGACCTTCCCACTCAGATGGGCTACGATTCCGATGCCGCCATGGCCGCCGGTGAAGTGGGCAAGGTGGGGGTCGCCATCGACTCCCTGGCCGACATGGAAGTGCTCTTCGACGGCATCCCCCTTGACCAGGTTTCCACTTCCATGACCATCAACTCCACGGCCGCCATCCTTCTTGCCATGTATATTGCCGTGGCCGAGAAGCAAGGCGTGTCGGCCGACAAGATTTCCGGCACCATCCAGAACGACATCCTCAAGGAGTACATGGCCCGCGGCACCTACATCTACCCCCCCCGCGAGTCCATGCGGATCATTACCGACATCTTTGCCTACTGCAAGGATTGTGTTCCGAAATGGAACACCATCTCCATCTCCGGCTACCATATCCGTGAGGCCGGCTCCAGCGCAGTGCAGGAAGTAGCGTTCACCCTGGCTGACGGCATCGCTTACGTGGATGCCGCCATCAAGGCAGGCCTGTCGGTTGATGAATTCGCCCCTCGTCTCGCCTTCTTCTTTAACGCACACAACAACCTGCTGGAAGAAGTGGCGAAATTCCGGGCCGCCCGCCGCATGTGGGCCAAGATCATGAAAGAGCGCTTCGGCGCCAAAGATCCCCGGTCCATGATGCTGCGCTTCCACACTCAGACCGCCGGCTGCACCCTCACCGCCCAGCAGCCCGACAACAACATCATGCGGGTCACCATCCAGGCTCTGGCGGCGGTGCTTGGCGGCACCCAGTCGCTCCACACGAACTCACGCGACGAGGCGCTGGCGCTGCCCACCGAAGATTCGGTCCGGATTGCGCTCCGCACCCAGCAGGTCATTGCCTATGAGTCGGGTGCCGCCGATTCCATTGATCCTCTGGCAGGCAGCTTCCTCGTGGAATCCCTTACCGACCAGATCGAGCAGGCCGCATTCGACTACATTGAGAAGATCGACCGCCTCGGCGGCGCCGTAGAGGCTATCTCCCGCGGCTTCCAGCAGAAGGAGATCCAGGACTCGGCCTACGCCTACCAGCGTGCCATCGAAACCGACGAAATGATCATTGTCGGGGTCAACCGCTTTACCATCCAGAACGAGCCCCAGCCCGAACTTCTCAAGATTAAGGAAGAAGTGGAGATCGCCCAGAAAAAGGCACTCACCGACATGAAAGCCAAGCGGGACAGCGCGAAGGTCCAGGAAGCCCTCAAGGCGCTTGAGGCAGCGGCCCGGGGCACGGACAACCTGATGCCTCCCATCCTGCAGGCCGTCAAGACCTATGCCACCCTCGGCGAGATTGCCGATGTGCTGCGTGGCGTCTTCGGCGTCCACCGGGAGACGGTGGTCCTCTAA
- a CDS encoding FG-GAP repeat domain-containing protein, producing MKKLVIFACSMLLLILAAGIASAAQIKVYVSEFAITGAANKDELKTTLQTLLASRLSGDSLLSVDSPAGADVLVKGSYIAFGKIFSIDAVARDAGGRVIARSFQQGESQDELIPAVGKLGQGLATEIAAKAVAAPSAPTQPLRSMPTPVARDIEKPEQASGGDIVRAPLASDIVKPQDVTRTASGGWLSQRLTGELIAITPGKLMADGSQDFYLAGDKSLRLYRKSDNLKLLAEVTFGAREKVLGIDSADLDKDGIPEAYVTIMDGESLASQVWVADGNNLKRVAAKLPYYFRGIALEGGEQKIFVQQMSNDRDFYGDIFELVKSGNSYEAKNPFKLPRFGYLYNFNRFRDKTGAENWVVINEDGYLIVYSSSGEELWRSSDKFGGSETYFLREDLANVRTTGDPNRWIFLEQRITVTPAGDVIVPKNDGMFVIGNNRAYKKSSIYCFAWNGSSLDEKWHTKQSQNYLPDYFYDHSRRELVNLEIVKKEGLLTGGASMVAVRKVE from the coding sequence ATGAAAAAGCTTGTCATTTTTGCCTGTTCCATGCTGCTTCTCATCCTTGCTGCCGGCATCGCATCCGCAGCCCAGATCAAAGTGTACGTCTCGGAGTTTGCCATAACCGGTGCCGCCAACAAGGATGAACTGAAGACAACCCTCCAGACTCTTCTCGCTTCCCGCCTGAGCGGTGACTCGCTGCTGTCGGTGGATTCTCCGGCCGGCGCCGATGTCCTGGTAAAAGGGAGCTACATCGCCTTCGGCAAAATCTTCAGCATCGATGCAGTGGCACGAGACGCCGGGGGCAGGGTTATCGCCCGGTCCTTCCAGCAGGGAGAGAGCCAGGATGAGCTGATCCCTGCAGTGGGCAAGCTCGGGCAAGGGCTTGCAACAGAGATTGCCGCCAAGGCGGTCGCCGCCCCATCCGCGCCGACACAGCCCCTGCGCAGCATGCCGACACCTGTTGCGCGCGACATCGAGAAACCGGAGCAGGCAAGCGGCGGCGACATCGTGCGCGCCCCCTTGGCCAGCGATATTGTGAAACCCCAGGATGTTACCAGGACAGCCAGCGGCGGGTGGCTCAGCCAACGGCTCACCGGCGAGCTCATTGCCATCACCCCCGGCAAGCTCATGGCCGATGGCTCCCAGGACTTCTACCTAGCCGGCGACAAGTCCCTTCGGCTGTATCGCAAAAGCGACAACCTCAAGCTCCTGGCTGAGGTAACCTTCGGGGCGCGGGAGAAGGTGCTCGGCATCGATTCGGCCGACCTGGACAAAGACGGCATTCCCGAGGCGTATGTGACCATCATGGACGGCGAATCCCTCGCCTCCCAGGTCTGGGTCGCCGACGGCAACAATCTCAAGCGGGTCGCGGCCAAGCTTCCCTACTATTTCCGCGGCATTGCCCTGGAAGGCGGTGAGCAGAAAATCTTTGTGCAGCAGATGAGCAACGACCGCGATTTCTACGGTGATATCTTCGAGCTGGTCAAATCGGGCAATTCCTACGAGGCAAAGAATCCTTTCAAGCTCCCCCGGTTCGGGTATCTCTACAATTTCAACCGCTTCCGCGACAAGACCGGCGCTGAAAACTGGGTGGTAATCAACGAAGACGGCTACCTCATCGTCTACTCCTCGTCCGGCGAAGAGCTATGGCGCAGCAGCGACAAATTCGGCGGCAGTGAAACCTACTTTCTCCGCGAAGACCTGGCCAACGTGCGCACCACCGGCGATCCCAACCGCTGGATATTTCTTGAGCAGCGCATCACCGTGACACCTGCGGGCGACGTGATCGTGCCCAAGAACGACGGCATGTTCGTGATCGGCAACAACCGAGCCTACAAAAAGAGCTCCATCTACTGCTTCGCCTGGAACGGCTCGTCGCTTGACGAAAAGTGGCATACCAAGCAAAGCCAGAACTATCTGCCCGACTATTTCTACGATCATAGCCGGCGGGAGCTGGTCAATCTCGAGATTGTCAAGAAAGAAGGGCTCCTGACCGGCGGCGCCAGCATGGTGGCGGTGCGCAAGGTCGAATGA